From Rudanella lutea DSM 19387, a single genomic window includes:
- a CDS encoding PD-(D/E)XK nuclease family protein: MNFLQQTARTVFDKHPKQAGQSARFDHVWVILPTRRAVSVFLDELGKLSDEPFLAPHAMAIDDFVTEAAGVQLIDQVGLLFELFEVFRVIDPQVEFEQFIGWASVLLTDFDRIDQYLVKADFLFDYLTEAKTLERWQLDLPPGSRSLTPTPAMSRYFKLFENLKTAYHALHERLTGQGLAYRGMAYRLLAEQVREKILDNPAYEKVYFVGFNALSKAESQIMESLLRANKAEMIWDVDRYYLDDKKQEAGLFLRRYTENGYLFTRENRAQIGTNLTTLPKHIRVVGVPNASMQTKVAGQIYKEWRQASEGEGPDRLHQPKTAIILADESLLVPMLYALDESVTDLNITMGLSLRDSLLFTLVDTLFEMQRTVHEFRTRDGRDLRIPKFHFRHVVKVLNHPFVQHYARLNNLMSVPESADEQPRPLLLHIQEQILTRQWVYLTEGELRQLGHNDRLLKTLFWRWPADQPTEIIGNLYRLIDLLRAVYSDTQDAVEIEYLYVFYTLLQQLETTIEQQAQIVNGTPITLRSLRQFLYELVRQTSIPFTSEGDSPLQVMGMLETRALDFERVIILSVNEGVLPQARKQSSLIPLDISIDKQIQLPTYRDQESVTAYHFYRLLQRAREVVLIHTTSPDAYGNGKGEPSRFIRQIEHELVPRSAGAITLSTPLVRFGRERTGQEGLMHNWEVAKSPEVMEKLRTNLATRGIYPTALNQFINCSLSFYFSRVAGIAEEEEVEEKMGAAEFGDWLHKTLENLDKKYRMDGRVVSLQMVKDELEETFKEVMKGRVMESGINLLLYDVAQRLMLDFQERQAQLTDLQVIGTEDRYIVELNVPLETGEVVPVRIGGKIDRIEQVDGQIRIIDYKTGKVELPSQSADMATMLPLETGSKWDKARQLWLYKYLFLKQGKRKNPHDLPVTAGFYSFRDINGGLKENPVWFSSNTESPDEFIRASEETLRTLLRRLLDPGEAFRKTEKLETCTYCDFRRICGRE, from the coding sequence ATGAATTTTCTTCAACAAACTGCCCGCACCGTATTTGATAAACACCCCAAACAGGCGGGTCAATCGGCCCGTTTCGATCATGTTTGGGTTATTTTACCCACCCGCCGGGCTGTTTCGGTGTTTCTCGATGAGCTGGGTAAACTGTCGGATGAGCCGTTTCTGGCCCCGCACGCCATGGCTATCGACGACTTTGTGACCGAAGCCGCCGGAGTACAGCTGATTGATCAGGTTGGGCTGTTGTTTGAGCTGTTTGAGGTATTTCGGGTCATTGACCCGCAGGTGGAGTTTGAACAGTTTATCGGCTGGGCGTCGGTACTACTGACCGACTTCGACCGGATCGATCAGTATCTGGTCAAGGCTGATTTTCTGTTCGATTATCTGACTGAGGCCAAGACGCTGGAACGCTGGCAACTCGACCTGCCGCCCGGCAGCCGGAGCCTGACGCCCACGCCCGCCATGTCGCGGTATTTCAAGCTGTTTGAAAATCTCAAAACGGCTTATCACGCCCTGCACGAGCGACTGACCGGGCAGGGATTGGCGTACCGGGGTATGGCATATCGCCTGCTGGCCGAGCAGGTTCGCGAAAAAATCCTCGATAATCCGGCCTACGAGAAAGTCTATTTCGTGGGTTTCAACGCCCTCAGTAAGGCCGAATCGCAGATTATGGAGTCGCTCCTGCGGGCCAACAAGGCCGAAATGATCTGGGATGTTGACCGGTATTATCTGGACGACAAAAAGCAGGAAGCGGGTTTATTTCTGCGTCGCTACACCGAAAATGGTTACCTGTTTACCCGCGAAAACCGCGCTCAGATCGGTACGAATCTGACCACACTGCCCAAGCATATCCGGGTGGTAGGTGTGCCTAATGCGAGTATGCAAACCAAGGTGGCCGGGCAGATTTATAAAGAATGGCGACAGGCGAGTGAAGGTGAGGGTCCGGATAGGCTTCACCAGCCCAAAACGGCCATTATTCTGGCCGATGAGTCGCTGCTGGTGCCTATGCTGTACGCCCTCGATGAGTCGGTGACCGACCTGAACATCACGATGGGCCTTTCGCTACGCGATTCGCTGCTGTTCACGCTTGTTGATACGCTGTTTGAGATGCAGCGAACGGTGCATGAGTTCAGAACCCGCGACGGGCGCGACCTGCGGATTCCGAAGTTCCACTTCCGGCATGTGGTGAAGGTGCTCAACCATCCGTTTGTGCAGCATTACGCCCGGCTCAACAACCTCATGAGCGTACCCGAATCGGCCGATGAACAACCCCGGCCTTTGCTGCTGCACATTCAGGAGCAGATTCTGACCCGGCAATGGGTGTACCTCACCGAAGGCGAACTCCGGCAGCTGGGCCATAACGACCGGCTGCTTAAAACGTTGTTCTGGCGGTGGCCTGCCGATCAGCCCACCGAAATCATCGGCAACCTGTACCGCCTGATCGACCTGTTGCGGGCCGTGTACAGCGACACCCAGGATGCCGTCGAGATTGAGTATCTGTACGTATTCTACACCCTGTTGCAGCAGCTCGAAACCACCATTGAGCAGCAGGCACAGATTGTCAACGGCACGCCTATCACCTTGCGGAGTTTGCGCCAGTTTTTGTACGAGCTGGTTCGGCAAACGAGCATTCCGTTTACGAGTGAGGGCGATAGCCCGTTGCAGGTGATGGGTATGCTCGAAACCCGGGCCCTCGATTTTGAGCGGGTGATTATCCTGTCGGTCAACGAGGGGGTATTGCCGCAGGCACGCAAACAAAGCTCGCTGATTCCGCTCGACATCAGCATCGACAAGCAGATACAGCTACCGACCTACCGCGATCAGGAGTCTGTGACGGCCTACCACTTTTACCGGTTGCTCCAGCGGGCCCGTGAGGTGGTGCTCATTCATACCACCTCGCCCGATGCCTACGGCAATGGCAAGGGTGAGCCAAGCCGGTTTATCCGCCAGATCGAACACGAACTGGTGCCCCGCTCGGCGGGTGCCATTACGCTCAGCACCCCGTTGGTACGGTTTGGCCGCGAACGGACCGGGCAGGAGGGGCTTATGCATAACTGGGAGGTCGCCAAATCGCCGGAGGTGATGGAAAAGCTGCGGACCAATCTGGCTACCCGGGGTATTTACCCCACCGCACTGAACCAGTTTATCAACTGCTCGCTCAGCTTTTATTTCAGCCGGGTGGCGGGTATCGCCGAAGAGGAAGAGGTAGAAGAGAAAATGGGCGCGGCCGAATTTGGCGACTGGCTCCATAAAACGCTCGAAAATCTGGACAAAAAATACCGGATGGATGGCCGGGTGGTATCGCTCCAGATGGTGAAAGACGAACTGGAAGAAACCTTCAAGGAGGTGATGAAGGGCCGGGTGATGGAGTCGGGGATAAACCTGCTGCTCTACGATGTGGCCCAGCGTCTGATGCTCGATTTTCAGGAGCGGCAGGCTCAACTCACCGACCTCCAGGTGATTGGCACCGAAGACCGGTACATTGTGGAGCTGAACGTGCCGCTCGAAACGGGTGAGGTAGTACCCGTGCGGATTGGGGGCAAAATAGACCGGATTGAGCAGGTAGATGGTCAGATTCGTATCATCGACTACAAGACCGGCAAAGTGGAATTGCCCAGCCAATCGGCCGACATGGCGACCATGCTCCCTCTGGAAACCGGCTCCAAATGGGATAAAGCCCGACAGCTTTGGCTGTACAAATACCTCTTTTTGAAGCAGGGCAAACGCAAAAATCCGCATGACCTGCCCGTAACGGCCGGGTTCTACTCGTTCCGCGACATCAACGGCGGCCTCAAGGAAAACCCGGTCTGGTTTAGCAGCAATACCGAGAGCCCCGACGAGTTTATCCGGGCGAGTGAGGAAACCCTGCGTACCCTGCTCCGGCGGCTTCTGGACCCCGGCGAGGCTTTCCGCAAAACCGAAAAGCTCGAAACGTGCACCTACTGCGATTTCCGCCGGATTTGCGGAAGGGAGTAA
- a CDS encoding tRNA-(ms[2]io[6]A)-hydroxylase yields MTTLGLELPTDPRWVNVAEMNIGEILIDHAYCEQKAASSCISLIVQYPEKEKLVEVLTPVVAEEWGHFTRVLKELRKRNIPLGRQRKDLYVNALQAQLRTSSDYHEQLMERLLLNALIEARSCERFKLLSENMADESLRKFYRELMVSEAGHYRNFIELAEEYVPKERVRQRWKEILDIEAGIMATLETRGDRMH; encoded by the coding sequence ATGACAACCCTCGGACTTGAGCTTCCTACCGACCCGCGATGGGTCAACGTTGCCGAGATGAACATCGGCGAGATTTTGATCGACCATGCATACTGTGAGCAGAAAGCCGCTTCGTCGTGCATTTCGCTCATTGTGCAGTACCCCGAAAAAGAAAAACTCGTGGAAGTGCTCACGCCCGTTGTGGCCGAAGAGTGGGGCCATTTCACGCGGGTGCTTAAAGAACTCCGCAAACGGAATATTCCGCTGGGTCGCCAACGTAAGGACTTATACGTGAATGCGCTACAGGCGCAATTGCGGACTTCCAGCGATTACCACGAGCAGTTGATGGAGCGCTTGCTGCTCAACGCCCTCATCGAAGCCCGTAGTTGCGAGCGGTTCAAACTGCTGTCAGAAAACATGGCCGATGAGAGCCTGCGCAAATTCTACCGCGAGCTGATGGTGTCCGAAGCAGGGCATTATCGTAACTTTATCGAACTGGCCGAAGAGTATGTCCCCAAAGAGCGGGTGCGCCAGCGCTGGAAAGAAATTCTGGACATAGAAGCCGGAATTATGGCGACGCTCGAAACGCGCGGGGACCGAATGCATTAA
- a CDS encoding putative porin gives MISRRAVAGQIAVLLLMLFAGIGLAQAQSFPGSTVPGRMGGFGGQSGGRPGGGGGGSGRAGIDDSTKAIYGPRTTRYFLETDILNNRKTLYTTDTLLDGVHQYNFVQRNQNLYQDLGNLGTALRPVFYQTPTQIGAQTGYSVFAPYAYQTDGVKYYDTKSPFTRMYFVLGGRNQNVLNFDFSQNINPRWNFGFNMQRVTSRKQYGLNPPSGLIAASSNQIFLIQSWAFVGHTSYRAKNEKYTLLLHFNHLNHDQPEQGGLVPNLRADGTRDLFYYDGNPRLPRADGNERRNMWHLYQQYKLAEGFQVFHKMDYLRQINSFNDYSLQQDSTLTRYYPFVDRTQFGDPVRRAELDSSVTFQTNSYRLLENQFGLKGDFRGFNYRAYLRNRLYGQQGRYNRQISVTDSSFWGRYNNPRLRQETFLGLWLGYYFPDSLSRLTAEGEYLLGRDLRLEGQLETRFGTVGYRSIFASPTLLQQRFESNNYSWSNNFGLRGTQHAYGTLNLRYKGVLVQPGLDYHLLNNYIYFDEDARPRQLSSAFSILRVGLGASAGKKRWRATTQGYYTLVSRDDILRVPQLFLNARATYDFIFRKVLFIQTGVELHYKSAYYADAYMPLTQQFYLQNRQRVEGYVVADVFANLRINRTRLFVKMAHANQGVFAPGYYVTPDYLAMRRSFAFGVDWYLFD, from the coding sequence ATGATCAGTCGACGCGCTGTTGCGGGTCAGATTGCCGTGCTTTTGCTCATGCTGTTTGCGGGCATTGGGCTGGCGCAGGCGCAAAGTTTTCCGGGGTCTACGGTGCCGGGCCGGATGGGCGGCTTTGGCGGGCAGAGTGGCGGTAGGCCGGGCGGTGGTGGCGGAGGCTCGGGGCGGGCTGGTATTGACGATAGTACCAAAGCTATTTACGGCCCACGTACCACCCGCTACTTTCTGGAAACCGATATTCTGAATAACCGCAAAACGCTGTACACCACAGATACCCTCCTTGATGGGGTGCATCAGTACAACTTTGTGCAGCGCAACCAGAACCTGTATCAGGACCTCGGAAATCTGGGTACAGCGCTGCGCCCGGTATTTTACCAGACTCCCACGCAGATTGGCGCACAAACGGGCTATTCTGTGTTTGCGCCGTATGCGTACCAGACCGATGGGGTAAAGTACTACGACACCAAGTCGCCGTTTACCCGGATGTACTTTGTGCTGGGTGGCCGTAATCAGAACGTGCTGAACTTCGATTTTAGCCAGAACATCAACCCACGCTGGAATTTCGGTTTCAACATGCAGCGGGTCACCTCGCGCAAGCAGTACGGCCTCAACCCACCCTCCGGGCTTATTGCGGCCAGTTCGAACCAGATTTTTCTGATTCAGAGCTGGGCGTTTGTGGGCCATACCAGCTACCGGGCCAAAAACGAGAAATACACGCTCCTGCTGCATTTCAACCACCTCAACCACGACCAACCCGAGCAGGGTGGCCTGGTGCCAAACCTCCGGGCCGATGGCACCCGCGACCTTTTTTACTACGATGGTAACCCGCGCCTGCCCCGCGCCGACGGGAACGAACGGCGCAATATGTGGCACCTTTACCAGCAGTACAAACTGGCCGAAGGATTTCAGGTGTTTCACAAAATGGATTACCTGCGGCAGATCAACAGTTTCAACGATTACAGCCTCCAACAGGATTCTACGCTGACCCGCTACTACCCCTTTGTTGACCGAACCCAGTTTGGCGACCCGGTTCGGCGGGCCGAACTCGACAGCTCGGTTACGTTTCAGACCAATAGCTACCGATTGCTCGAAAATCAGTTTGGGCTCAAAGGCGATTTTCGGGGCTTCAACTACCGGGCTTATCTGCGCAACCGTCTGTACGGGCAGCAGGGCCGCTACAACCGGCAAATTTCCGTGACCGACTCGTCGTTTTGGGGGCGTTACAACAACCCCCGGCTGCGGCAGGAAACGTTTCTGGGGCTTTGGCTCGGTTATTATTTTCCCGACAGCCTGTCGCGTCTGACGGCCGAGGGCGAGTACCTCCTCGGTCGGGACCTCCGGCTCGAAGGGCAGCTCGAAACCCGCTTCGGGACCGTCGGATACCGGAGCATTTTTGCCTCGCCTACCTTACTTCAGCAGCGTTTTGAAAGCAATAACTACAGCTGGTCGAATAACTTCGGACTCCGGGGTACGCAACACGCTTACGGAACCCTTAACCTGCGCTACAAAGGCGTGTTGGTGCAACCGGGCCTCGACTATCACCTGCTCAACAATTACATTTATTTTGATGAGGACGCCCGCCCCCGGCAATTAAGTAGCGCATTCAGTATTCTGCGCGTGGGCCTGGGGGCTTCGGCCGGAAAAAAACGCTGGCGAGCCACAACACAGGGGTACTACACGCTTGTCTCGCGCGACGATATTCTGCGGGTACCTCAGCTGTTTTTGAACGCCCGGGCCACCTACGACTTCATTTTCCGGAAGGTGCTATTTATCCAGACCGGGGTGGAACTGCACTACAAATCGGCGTATTATGCCGATGCCTACATGCCGCTGACCCAGCAGTTTTACCTGCAAAACCGGCAGAGGGTGGAAGGCTACGTTGTGGCCGACGTATTTGCCAACCTGCGCATCAACCGAACCCGGCTGTTTGTCAAAATGGCCCACGCTAATCAGGGCGTGTTTGCGCCCGGTTATTACGTAACCCCCGACTACCTGGCCATGCGTCGGTCGTTTGCCTTCGGGGTCGACTGGTATTTGTTTGATTAA
- the lpxK gene encoding tetraacyldisaccharide 4'-kinase, translating into MNANKSKKSHNCNFLFVLTRLLRPFSVLYGRILAVRNWLYDKEIYSVFAPVQRTISVGNITVGGTGKTPLIEFLASKLLTGPTSLAQSDTIWPMATLSRGYGRRTSGFRIATPSDTAETLGDEPLQLYQKFGQRLVVAVAERRVLGLQELARLHPDVQLVLLDDAFQHRAVQPGLNILLTDYNRPFYRDHPFPEGRLREGRHGARRADLIIVTKCPDGLSGADQQKIRAAIEPYKAPDAPVFFAGLRYGEPRNGMGQVLTTAANRAVVLVSGLANADPLDAYVRQVWNLRAHHRFNDHHEYTRTEIDQLLGSLPDDAVLMTTEKDWVKLRPLLPADAGERAFYLPIAVQLLGEEADFWARIEQAAFLKNS; encoded by the coding sequence TTGAACGCGAATAAAAGCAAGAAATCTCACAATTGTAACTTTCTGTTTGTGCTTACCCGCCTGCTCAGACCTTTTAGTGTCCTGTACGGCCGTATTCTGGCGGTCCGTAACTGGTTGTATGATAAAGAGATCTACTCGGTTTTTGCCCCTGTTCAGCGTACAATAAGCGTTGGCAACATTACCGTGGGCGGAACCGGCAAAACGCCATTGATCGAATTTCTGGCCAGTAAGTTACTAACTGGTCCAACCAGTTTGGCCCAATCCGACACCATTTGGCCTATGGCAACGCTCAGTCGGGGGTACGGTCGCCGGACCTCGGGCTTCCGTATTGCAACCCCTTCCGACACGGCCGAAACCCTCGGTGATGAACCCCTGCAACTGTACCAAAAATTTGGCCAGCGGCTGGTGGTGGCCGTAGCCGAACGCCGGGTGTTGGGCCTACAGGAACTGGCCCGGCTGCACCCCGATGTACAGCTGGTGTTGCTCGACGACGCTTTTCAGCACCGGGCTGTACAACCGGGCCTAAATATTTTGCTGACCGACTACAACCGACCTTTTTACCGCGATCATCCGTTCCCGGAGGGTCGCCTGCGCGAGGGGCGCCATGGTGCACGCCGGGCCGACCTGATTATTGTGACTAAGTGCCCCGATGGGCTGTCCGGAGCCGATCAACAGAAGATCCGGGCGGCTATAGAACCCTACAAAGCCCCCGACGCCCCTGTTTTTTTCGCCGGACTTCGGTACGGCGAGCCCCGCAACGGGATGGGACAAGTGCTGACAACGGCCGCTAACCGGGCGGTGGTGCTGGTGTCGGGGTTGGCCAATGCCGATCCGCTCGATGCGTACGTTCGGCAGGTCTGGAATCTGCGGGCGCACCACCGGTTCAACGATCACCATGAGTACACCCGCACCGAGATTGACCAACTGTTGGGGAGCTTGCCCGACGATGCCGTGTTGATGACGACCGAAAAGGACTGGGTGAAACTCCGGCCGTTGCTCCCGGCCGACGCGGGTGAGCGAGCGTTTTACCTGCCTATTGCGGTGCAGTTGTTAGGCGAGGAGGCCGATTTTTGGGCCCGAATCGAGCAGGCGGCCTTCCTTAAAAATTCCTAA
- a CDS encoding o-succinylbenzoate synthase: protein MALVSDYLKYTLHFRFEAGTSRGVLTEKTSYIVRIYDSENPAVMGLGECGPLPGLSADDRPDFEQRLSELCQYFSKLDLQLFSWNVPIVLNQLISQEFPSILFGFETAMLDYLSGGQRLIVDNEFAHGKRPLPINGLIWMGDREFMKRQIEEKLQAGYTTLKLKIGAIDFQQELDLLASIRERFSPEQITLRVDANGAFSPAEAMHKLEKLAVFQLHSIEQPIRAGQHEQMAELCGHSPIPIALDEELIGHMEYVDKFKLLKKISPQFVILKPTLLGGLRHCDEWIELANRLNIGWWVTSALESNIGLNAIAQYTAKFRHLIPQGLGTGQLYHNNFQSPLHIDHGTLLYRPDESWALEALAAGQ from the coding sequence ATGGCTTTAGTTTCCGACTACCTGAAATATACGCTTCATTTTCGATTTGAAGCGGGGACGTCGAGGGGCGTATTGACGGAGAAAACCTCCTACATTGTTCGTATCTACGACAGCGAGAACCCGGCCGTGATGGGTTTGGGCGAATGCGGCCCCCTACCCGGCCTCAGCGCCGACGACCGGCCCGACTTTGAGCAGCGGCTCTCCGAACTCTGTCAGTATTTTAGCAAGCTCGATTTACAACTCTTCTCCTGGAACGTACCCATCGTTCTGAATCAGCTCATTAGCCAGGAGTTTCCGAGTATTTTGTTTGGCTTCGAAACAGCCATGCTCGATTACCTGTCGGGTGGTCAGCGGCTCATTGTCGACAACGAATTTGCGCACGGCAAGCGTCCTTTACCCATCAATGGCCTGATCTGGATGGGTGATCGGGAGTTTATGAAACGGCAGATCGAGGAGAAGCTACAGGCAGGCTACACGACCCTGAAACTAAAAATAGGGGCTATCGACTTTCAGCAGGAGCTCGATTTGCTGGCTTCCATTCGGGAGCGTTTTTCGCCGGAGCAGATTACGTTGCGCGTCGACGCCAACGGGGCATTTTCGCCCGCTGAGGCCATGCACAAGCTCGAAAAACTGGCGGTCTTCCAGCTGCATTCTATCGAGCAGCCCATTCGGGCGGGGCAGCACGAACAAATGGCCGAACTGTGTGGGCACTCACCTATCCCGATTGCCCTCGACGAGGAGCTGATCGGGCACATGGAGTACGTCGACAAATTCAAGCTGCTCAAAAAAATTAGTCCGCAGTTTGTGATTCTGAAACCCACGTTGCTCGGTGGGCTACGGCATTGCGACGAATGGATCGAGCTGGCCAACCGCCTGAACATTGGTTGGTGGGTTACCTCGGCTTTGGAGTCTAACATCGGCCTGAACGCCATTGCGCAGTACACGGCTAAGTTCCGGCACCTGATTCCGCAGGGGCTTGGTACGGGCCAACTGTACCACAACAACTTTCAAAGCCCGCTTCATATCGATCACGGCACGTTGTTGTACCGCCCCGACGAAAGCTGGGCGCTCGAAGCGCTTGCGGCAGGTCAGTAA
- a CDS encoding nuclease A inhibitor family protein codes for MTSQPDNSNTSEQPSELELLIQPLLPDLWYPSESDEPIEFVTCYLKTEEPLTVSHIKDWLMLPPAVYVEEIPEADFWAPVTEEQEWFGDEEKQRAAQFIHLKTLLETHTTGRQVFRVGDTEIDVYLLGRTAEGSRAGLKTKVVET; via the coding sequence ATGACGAGCCAACCCGATAATAGTAACACATCTGAACAGCCTTCCGAACTGGAATTGCTGATTCAACCCCTGCTCCCCGACCTGTGGTACCCCAGCGAATCCGACGAACCCATCGAGTTTGTGACGTGCTACCTCAAAACGGAGGAGCCGCTTACCGTGAGTCACATAAAAGATTGGCTGATGCTTCCGCCCGCGGTGTACGTGGAAGAAATTCCGGAGGCCGACTTCTGGGCACCCGTCACCGAAGAACAGGAATGGTTTGGCGACGAAGAAAAACAACGTGCAGCTCAGTTTATCCATCTCAAAACCCTGCTCGAAACCCACACCACCGGTCGGCAGGTATTCCGGGTTGGCGACACCGAAATTGATGTGTACCTGCTGGGCCGCACCGCCGAGGGTAGTCGGGCGGGCCTTAAAACCAAAGTTGTTGAAACGTAA
- a CDS encoding alpha/beta fold hydrolase, translating into MPYIKTGDQRHHESVNLFYEDYGQGQPVVFIHGWPLDHQMWEYQLTDLPGRGLRCIAYDRRGFGKSSKPYDGYNYDTFADDLKAVLEQLDLQNVTLVGFSMGAGEVARYMSRHGGARVAKVVLAGGVTPYLLKTDDNPDGVDRSTFDDMVDKIRTDRADFLQTFGKQFYGVGMLSKPVSQAMLDGDFMRAYLASPKATIDCVRAFSETDFRSDVQTINVPALIIHGDADKTVPIESSGEQTANLMMNASYKIYEGAPHGLFYTEREQFNRDLLDFILEPSSVSNRPSTVTY; encoded by the coding sequence ATGCCTTACATCAAGACCGGCGATCAACGCCACCATGAATCAGTAAATCTTTTCTACGAAGATTACGGACAGGGACAACCTGTTGTGTTTATCCACGGCTGGCCCTTAGACCACCAAATGTGGGAATATCAGCTCACCGACCTGCCGGGGCGGGGTTTGCGCTGCATCGCCTACGACCGGCGCGGGTTTGGTAAATCATCAAAGCCCTACGACGGATACAATTACGATACCTTTGCCGACGATCTGAAGGCCGTTCTGGAACAACTCGACCTGCAAAATGTTACGCTCGTTGGTTTCTCGATGGGTGCCGGCGAAGTAGCCCGGTACATGAGCCGTCATGGCGGGGCTCGGGTAGCCAAAGTTGTACTGGCGGGCGGTGTAACCCCTTATCTGCTCAAAACAGATGATAACCCTGATGGTGTTGACCGGTCGACGTTCGATGACATGGTTGATAAAATCCGCACCGACCGCGCCGATTTCCTCCAAACATTCGGCAAGCAGTTCTATGGCGTTGGGATGCTCAGTAAGCCCGTGAGTCAGGCTATGCTCGATGGTGATTTTATGCGGGCTTACCTGGCCTCGCCCAAAGCAACTATCGACTGTGTGCGGGCGTTCTCCGAGACGGATTTCCGTTCTGATGTGCAAACTATCAATGTCCCAGCGCTGATTATTCACGGTGATGCCGATAAAACGGTGCCTATCGAATCGTCGGGTGAGCAAACCGCCAATCTGATGATGAACGCTTCGTACAAGATTTACGAAGGGGCTCCGCACGGTTTGTTTTACACCGAGCGGGAGCAATTCAACCGCGACCTGCTCGACTTTATTCTGGAGCCATCGTCGGTATCAAACCGCCCGTCGACTGTTACGTATTAA